A stretch of the Archangium violaceum genome encodes the following:
- a CDS encoding ELWxxDGT repeat protein, producing the protein MNNPDVRSITELVDFRGKTYFGRSPDAGGPSLWKSNGTVKGTVLVKQFPEVTGASIRELTVVGDRLFFVADDGVHGAEPWISDGTSQGTRMLADITPGAASSSLEELAAVGNALFFVRRVPGTEVHEELWKSDGTAAGTVRLKDLGTAPSGGIAIGLTGSGDRLFFSGLDPAHGREPWMSDGTEAGTRMVKDINPGPQSSFPNFPVFVESGVNYFAATNPENGRELWRSDGTESGTVLVEDIVPGPTGSRPRPFTFFKGRLYFTSSESPDGALRLRTLVPGNTSSEHITDIPNPFGPGAPPPREPLVIYAAGTDNQLFMTVNFPDLTAPTPRDVQLWRTDGTGGGTRLLHRPLFLSDRYPPPNLIPMRDGVVFTGFSPETGNELWKSDGTVSGTRVLMDFVPGPTGSAPLFLTRSDGELFFVNQGADRGEQLWKLPLHKDRHHDRRAAR; encoded by the coding sequence ATGAACAACCCCGACGTCCGTAGCATCACGGAGCTGGTGGACTTCCGGGGGAAGACCTACTTCGGCCGGAGCCCGGATGCCGGAGGGCCGTCTCTCTGGAAGAGCAATGGCACCGTCAAGGGCACCGTGCTCGTCAAGCAGTTCCCCGAGGTGACCGGTGCCAGCATCCGCGAGTTGACCGTCGTGGGCGATCGTCTCTTCTTCGTGGCGGATGATGGCGTGCACGGAGCCGAGCCGTGGATCAGCGATGGCACTTCTCAGGGCACGCGCATGCTCGCGGACATCACCCCGGGAGCCGCCTCCTCGTCCCTGGAAGAGCTGGCCGCCGTCGGCAACGCCCTGTTCTTCGTGCGCAGGGTTCCCGGGACCGAGGTCCATGAGGAGCTGTGGAAGAGCGATGGCACCGCGGCCGGGACCGTTCGCCTCAAGGACCTGGGCACGGCGCCCAGCGGGGGCATCGCCATCGGGCTGACCGGCTCCGGCGATCGCCTCTTCTTCAGCGGGTTGGATCCAGCGCACGGCCGCGAGCCCTGGATGAGTGATGGCACCGAGGCCGGTACCCGGATGGTCAAGGACATCAACCCGGGGCCCCAGAGCTCCTTCCCCAACTTCCCCGTCTTCGTGGAATCGGGAGTGAACTACTTCGCCGCCACCAACCCCGAGAACGGACGCGAGCTATGGCGGTCCGATGGCACGGAGAGCGGCACGGTGCTCGTGGAGGACATCGTCCCCGGTCCCACGGGCTCCCGGCCGCGGCCCTTCACGTTCTTCAAGGGGCGGCTCTACTTCACCTCGAGCGAGTCGCCCGATGGGGCCCTGCGGCTGCGCACTCTCGTGCCGGGCAATACGAGCTCGGAGCACATCACCGACATCCCCAACCCGTTCGGTCCCGGAGCGCCTCCGCCGAGGGAGCCTCTCGTCATCTACGCGGCGGGGACTGACAACCAGCTCTTCATGACCGTCAACTTCCCCGACCTCACCGCCCCCACCCCTCGGGACGTGCAGCTCTGGCGCACCGACGGCACCGGGGGCGGGACCCGGCTGCTGCACAGGCCGCTGTTCCTCTCGGACCGCTACCCGCCGCCCAACCTCATCCCCATGCGCGACGGCGTCGTCTTCACCGGCTTCAGCCCGGAGACGGGGAACGAGCTGTGGAAGAGTGATGGCACCGTGTCTGGCACGCGTGTGCTGATGGACTTCGTGCCCGGGCCCACCGGCTCGGCGCCCTTGTTCCTGACGCGCTCGGACGGAGAGCTCTTCTTCGTGAACCAGGGCGCCGACCGCGGCGAGCAACTCTGGAAGCTCCCGCTCCACAAGGACCGGCACCACGATCGCCGGGCCGCGCGCTGA
- a CDS encoding SDR family NAD(P)-dependent oxidoreductase: MMDQEYRNALITGAPSQLARELALWLGERGTRVYVTARNQEELEPYLARARGSGARLVPVELDTSRVETARERLLALDEECGGLDLVVAAGTYEETNARDFSWERARHLIETNVMGAVALLSAVLPRMLERDRGHLVGISSLAAYRGLAGRSAYSGTKAFISNFMESLRVDLKDTRLRVTCVYPGHLRNHHAVWGHSEPFTLDEKDAAARMGRAILQGKARCAMPWQAAAFMRVMQVLPGALFDTIARRMR, encoded by the coding sequence ATGATGGACCAGGAGTATCGAAACGCGCTCATCACGGGCGCTCCGAGCCAGTTGGCGCGCGAGCTGGCGCTATGGCTTGGCGAGAGGGGCACGCGGGTCTACGTCACGGCGCGAAATCAGGAGGAGCTGGAGCCCTACCTCGCGCGGGCCCGGGGCTCGGGTGCCCGGCTCGTGCCGGTGGAGCTGGACACCTCCCGGGTGGAGACGGCACGCGAGCGCCTCCTCGCGCTCGACGAGGAGTGCGGTGGGCTGGACCTGGTGGTGGCCGCGGGCACGTACGAGGAGACGAACGCCCGGGACTTCTCCTGGGAGCGCGCGCGCCACCTCATCGAGACCAACGTCATGGGGGCGGTGGCGCTCCTGTCCGCGGTGCTGCCACGCATGTTGGAGCGTGACCGCGGGCACCTGGTGGGCATCTCCAGCCTGGCCGCGTACCGGGGCCTGGCGGGGCGCTCGGCCTACTCGGGCACCAAGGCCTTCATCTCCAACTTCATGGAGAGCCTGCGCGTGGACCTGAAGGACACCCGGCTGCGCGTCACCTGCGTCTACCCCGGGCACCTGCGCAACCACCATGCGGTGTGGGGCCATTCCGAGCCCTTCACCCTGGACGAGAAGGACGCGGCGGCGCGCATGGGACGGGCCATCCTCCAGGGGAAGGCCCGGTGCGCCATGCCCTGGCAGGCCGCCGCCTTCATGCGTGTGATGCAGGTGTTGCCCGGCGCCCTCTTCGACACGATCGCCCGTCGTATGCGTTGA
- a CDS encoding type III polyketide synthase: MKNNTSTREVHPTFLCLSSAFPKNAYAQKDLYETFGKEIYGDIAALERIIRRVRVKRRYLALDPREVLSRKVGLGERMAIFEREVMEVGGRSVEAVLRQVDRESIGSFVMASSTGYIAPTPDLLLARQHHLPAQLRRTFVGNMACNGGMNALNVALDSLMARPNERVLLNCTEFSSLHVRPEESSREQVVVHALFADGSASTVMGMEPPGVGPQVLDFHSTHLYGAVDLMTWRLVDEGFRMTLSPEVPGLIGEHIESLIGALTAKAGLSASDIKHWAVHPGGPKIVEVIGQKFGLSDSQLRSTWHILEEYGNCSSATVYLVLEDLIAKDKPRPGEYGVMLAFGPGLTMEGALLRF; encoded by the coding sequence ATGAAGAACAACACGTCCACGCGTGAAGTCCATCCTACGTTCCTCTGCCTGAGCTCGGCGTTCCCGAAGAATGCCTATGCGCAGAAGGATCTCTACGAGACGTTCGGCAAGGAGATCTACGGCGACATCGCCGCGCTCGAGCGCATCATCCGGCGCGTCCGCGTGAAGCGCCGCTACCTGGCCCTGGACCCGCGCGAGGTGCTGAGCCGCAAGGTCGGGCTCGGTGAGCGCATGGCCATCTTCGAGCGCGAAGTCATGGAGGTGGGAGGGCGCTCGGTGGAGGCGGTGCTGCGTCAGGTGGATCGCGAGTCCATCGGCAGCTTCGTCATGGCCAGCAGCACCGGCTACATCGCTCCCACGCCGGATCTGCTCCTGGCGAGGCAGCACCACCTGCCCGCCCAGCTGCGCCGCACCTTCGTGGGCAACATGGCCTGCAACGGGGGGATGAACGCGCTCAACGTCGCCCTGGACAGCCTGATGGCGCGCCCGAACGAGCGGGTGCTGCTCAATTGCACCGAGTTCAGCTCGCTCCACGTCCGCCCCGAGGAGTCCAGCCGCGAGCAGGTCGTCGTCCACGCCCTCTTCGCCGATGGGAGTGCCTCCACCGTGATGGGCATGGAGCCGCCGGGGGTCGGGCCGCAGGTGCTGGACTTCCACTCCACGCACCTCTACGGCGCGGTCGACCTGATGACGTGGCGGCTGGTGGACGAGGGCTTCCGCATGACGCTCTCGCCCGAGGTGCCCGGCCTCATCGGGGAGCACATCGAGTCGCTCATCGGAGCGCTCACCGCGAAGGCGGGCCTGAGCGCCAGTGACATCAAGCACTGGGCCGTCCATCCGGGTGGGCCGAAGATCGTGGAGGTCATCGGCCAGAAGTTCGGGCTGAGCGACTCCCAGCTCCGCTCCACCTGGCACATCCTCGAGGAGTACGGCAACTGCTCCTCGGCCACCGTCTACCTCGTCCTGGAGGATCTGATCGCCAAGGACAAGCCGCGGCCGGGTGAGTACGGCGTGATGCTCGCCTTCGGCCCCGGGTTGACGATGGAAGGGGCCCTGCTGCGCTTCTGA
- a CDS encoding M50 family metallopeptidase, whose protein sequence is MSTRALLACLVLAAVASLFLWQTVWLYPFRLLVTLMHESGHALTAWALGSHVGSVTISPATGGLTYHSLTGSLWKELLIASGGYVGSSVAGALLLVAAGRMRSGRLLLWGLVAWMVGVAVLWVPLLPPDPGAAHALATGSSRSDGLFTLGFIAGMGALLGLVAWKGPVWMRRGLIVWIAALSCLMALQDIKGLFGYGLEVGVSDAQAMAQLTYLPAPLWAAVWMGVSLVAMWLGLRSILRRRRMMASRLPMTGLTFR, encoded by the coding sequence ATGTCCACCCGCGCCCTGCTGGCGTGTCTGGTGCTCGCCGCCGTGGCCAGCCTCTTCCTCTGGCAGACGGTGTGGCTGTACCCCTTCCGGCTGCTCGTGACGCTCATGCACGAGAGCGGACACGCCCTCACCGCCTGGGCCCTGGGCTCACACGTGGGCAGCGTCACCATCAGCCCGGCCACGGGTGGGCTCACCTACCACTCACTCACGGGTTCGCTCTGGAAGGAGCTGCTCATCGCCTCCGGTGGCTACGTGGGCTCCTCCGTCGCCGGAGCCCTGCTGCTGGTGGCCGCCGGTCGCATGCGCAGTGGACGCCTGCTCCTATGGGGCCTGGTCGCCTGGATGGTGGGTGTGGCCGTCCTCTGGGTGCCCCTGCTCCCGCCCGACCCCGGTGCCGCCCATGCGCTCGCCACCGGCTCCTCGCGCTCGGATGGACTCTTCACGCTCGGCTTCATCGCCGGCATGGGCGCCCTGCTGGGACTGGTCGCGTGGAAGGGCCCGGTGTGGATGAGGCGCGGGCTGATCGTGTGGATCGCCGCGCTGTCGTGCCTGATGGCCCTTCAGGACATCAAGGGCCTGTTCGGCTATGGCCTGGAGGTCGGTGTCTCCGACGCCCAGGCCATGGCGCAGCTCACGTACCTGCCCGCGCCCCTCTGGGCCGCGGTGTGGATGGGTGTGTCACTCGTGGCCATGTGGCTGGGATTGCGCTCCATCCTCCGGCGTCGGCGCATGATGGCCTCCCGGCTCCCCATGACCGGCCTGACCTTCCGGTAG
- a CDS encoding YidH family protein produces the protein MTPVAPRPARDARYDWAAERTLLAWVRTGLAMMGFGFVVARFGAFLRALGVTAPGAVLDQGQSSSSMVVGLLMVAFGIVANLVAVQRYLYNHRALSRGEPIDPSPAGPAALAIFAALLGGVLVLLLGRTLLS, from the coding sequence GTGACTCCGGTCGCCCCTCGCCCGGCCCGGGATGCGCGCTACGACTGGGCCGCCGAACGCACCTTGCTGGCGTGGGTCCGCACCGGCCTGGCGATGATGGGGTTTGGCTTCGTCGTGGCCCGCTTCGGTGCCTTCCTGCGAGCGCTCGGTGTCACCGCGCCCGGTGCGGTGCTGGACCAGGGCCAGTCCTCCTCCTCGATGGTGGTGGGTCTGCTGATGGTGGCGTTCGGCATCGTGGCCAACCTCGTGGCCGTCCAACGCTACCTGTACAACCACCGGGCGCTCTCGCGTGGGGAGCCCATCGACCCCTCCCCGGCCGGTCCCGCGGCGCTGGCCATCTTCGCCGCGTTGCTCGGGGGCGTGCTGGTGCTCCTGTTGGGGAGGACCCTGCTGAGCTGA
- a CDS encoding class I SAM-dependent methyltransferase: MASRKSTVEAYAAQHRGDADHYATYFAGMDASMQQKVALTTAHFPTRGRVADMGSGSGRGTHDLACLYRGLELVGVDINPVSVDMAAASYQRPNLRFVVGDIADPVFPPESLDGVLDSSVLHHVTSFNGFSLARLEECLDNHVRALRTGGVIIIRDFLVPEGPEEVFLDLPETDGAAEGPVSGLSTAALFERFARDFRCSVNRDGPVPHTRLASPHAGHVRYRLTLRAANEFILRKDYRTDWDVELLEEYSYFSQSQFESAFRRRGLRILSSMPIRNPWIIANRYEGRFHLSDLEGRPLPFPATNYLIVGEKVPPGAGVELREERRESLTTPHFLSLRAWRHDSGHVLELVERPGRTLDLLPWFRQDGQVFVLAKKGFPRPIVNACADHPNLGGAALSGYVTEPLAAITHAGEAPDKAIARILHERAGLSADSIRSLSEPARYFTSPGGVSERVAAYLVEVAPTAGLPAPDYGPFTSAGSVRELDARQVLRACHVGGMVDARLEINIHRLLRHLGTSPGPWIGATLQLTEQTGGPRWAQDALTPERRVTFTPHEEGASGYLDLRTGTFSERDAEGRVLASVPREYLVPREASRNTTVALPVVRTREGFWVGLEHRELPVVQHFTGSAHFAVTPAWRLPRTLTHLGQVPAFITERLREEFSVTVRDVWELGGSYHATPGVTPELVWPFAVEVEADAACDSRLRWMPLEVLIGQLDEVQDAHLLVVAWRLAHALGVLG; encoded by the coding sequence ATGGCATCCAGGAAGAGCACGGTCGAGGCGTATGCCGCCCAGCACCGGGGCGACGCGGACCACTACGCCACCTACTTCGCGGGCATGGATGCGTCCATGCAGCAGAAGGTGGCCCTCACCACCGCGCACTTCCCCACGCGCGGCCGGGTGGCGGACATGGGCAGTGGCTCGGGCCGTGGCACCCATGACCTGGCCTGTCTCTACAGGGGCCTGGAGTTGGTGGGCGTGGACATCAACCCCGTGTCCGTGGACATGGCCGCCGCCTCCTACCAGCGCCCCAACCTGCGCTTCGTGGTGGGCGACATCGCCGACCCCGTCTTTCCTCCGGAGTCGCTGGATGGGGTGCTCGACTCGTCGGTGCTCCACCACGTCACCAGCTTCAACGGCTTCTCGCTCGCGCGGCTGGAGGAGTGTCTGGACAACCATGTGCGCGCGCTGCGTACCGGCGGTGTCATCATCATCCGCGACTTCCTCGTTCCGGAGGGGCCCGAGGAGGTGTTCCTCGACCTGCCCGAGACGGATGGGGCGGCCGAGGGTCCCGTCTCCGGGCTCTCCACCGCCGCGCTCTTCGAGCGCTTCGCACGCGACTTCCGTTGCAGCGTCAACCGCGACGGCCCGGTGCCCCATACACGGCTCGCCTCGCCCCACGCGGGGCACGTCCGCTACCGGCTCACCCTGCGCGCCGCCAATGAGTTCATCCTCCGCAAGGACTACCGCACCGACTGGGACGTGGAGCTGCTCGAGGAGTATTCCTATTTCTCCCAGTCCCAGTTCGAGTCCGCCTTCCGGCGCCGCGGGCTGCGCATCCTCAGCTCGATGCCCATCCGCAACCCGTGGATCATCGCCAACCGCTACGAGGGCCGTTTTCATTTGAGCGACCTCGAGGGCCGGCCGCTGCCGTTCCCGGCCACCAACTACCTCATCGTCGGGGAGAAGGTGCCCCCGGGCGCGGGCGTCGAGCTGCGCGAGGAGCGCCGGGAGTCGCTCACCACGCCCCACTTCCTGTCCCTCCGCGCCTGGCGCCACGACTCCGGCCACGTCCTCGAGCTGGTGGAGCGTCCGGGGCGCACGTTGGATCTGCTGCCCTGGTTCCGCCAGGACGGCCAGGTGTTCGTGCTGGCGAAGAAGGGCTTTCCGCGGCCCATCGTCAACGCGTGCGCGGACCATCCCAACCTGGGAGGCGCGGCGCTGTCCGGATACGTCACCGAGCCCCTCGCCGCCATCACCCACGCGGGAGAGGCGCCGGACAAGGCCATCGCGCGCATCCTGCACGAGCGGGCCGGGCTGTCCGCCGACAGCATCCGCTCCCTGAGCGAGCCGGCGCGCTACTTCACCTCGCCCGGTGGGGTGAGCGAGCGCGTGGCCGCGTACCTGGTGGAGGTCGCGCCTACCGCCGGGTTGCCCGCGCCCGACTACGGTCCGTTCACCAGTGCGGGCTCGGTGCGCGAGCTCGATGCGCGCCAGGTGCTCCGTGCCTGCCACGTGGGCGGCATGGTGGACGCGCGGTTGGAGATCAACATCCACCGTCTGCTGCGCCACCTGGGCACCTCTCCCGGGCCGTGGATCGGCGCGACGCTCCAGCTCACCGAGCAGACCGGTGGGCCTCGCTGGGCCCAGGACGCGCTGACGCCCGAGCGCCGCGTGACGTTCACTCCCCACGAGGAGGGTGCCAGTGGCTACCTGGACCTGCGCACCGGCACCTTCTCCGAGCGGGACGCGGAGGGGCGCGTGTTGGCGAGCGTGCCGCGCGAGTACCTCGTGCCGCGCGAGGCCAGCCGCAACACCACGGTGGCGCTTCCGGTGGTGCGGACGCGGGAGGGCTTCTGGGTGGGGCTCGAGCACCGGGAGTTGCCGGTGGTGCAGCACTTCACGGGCAGCGCCCACTTCGCGGTGACACCGGCCTGGCGGCTGCCCCGGACGCTCACCCACCTGGGCCAGGTGCCCGCCTTCATCACCGAGCGCCTGCGCGAGGAGTTCTCCGTCACGGTACGCGATGTCTGGGAGCTCGGAGGCTCGTACCACGCGACTCCAGGTGTCACTCCCGAGCTGGTGTGGCCGTTCGCCGTGGAGGTCGAGGCCGACGCGGCGTGTGACTCGCGCCTGCGCTGGATGCCACTCGAGGTGCTCATCGGCCAGTTGGACGAGGTGCAGGATGCGCACCTGCTGGTGGTGGCCTGGCGGCTGGCGCACGCGCTGGGCGTGTTGGGGTGA
- a CDS encoding sensor histidine kinase: protein MSTLGRIAWGLGLGLIGLVLNLAALEVLPGVHLLLGPLLVLIAAVLFGPLAGGLAGAVAGMRTLWLWGHPWGWLNIILEGVFVGALRRRLTPLVADACYWALSPLYFLLTYRLVEGIPLDATLVAGLKQAVNGLLAVLVLQVVLLIPHVRARLRVLLPLPLADMSIGRAFGSALTLGAIIPLLVVGGAEGRARYASEVRQVDEENLHAAGVVVSEIESSLAHASHGVSKLARTLSTSLSQEGRLPGPHFLEGELDALVTYSPEVVNAYIGGPEGVALAFSPRNDEAGRPLAGTDFSDRPYVREVRSAREPLVSDVFLGRGGVQGPLVVTLAPIRREEHYAGYVLAAMDLPRLRRHARAQVGDTPKRVLVADARGGIIFDSADEGPGQLQSIRGTSLERALERVGSGGTGSYEVEQDAVTLVRVGTMRHFGMVEVPALGWRVVVEQPDTRLQHDVEQAYFGLLGTMGLATVAAVLLALGFSRVIVAPVQEVSHAAARLTAGDRTARASEAARDAPRELSQLAETFDRMAWQISRQLEAIERTSREKDAFLSIASHELKTPLTALKAQVQLLRRKVGGEHVARLDNVSRQVDRVTRLVNQLLDASQLGLEQLPLQRTRMDLSEVVRRVAEGLVGASPLHTLELFTRPLVGVFDELRMEQVVHNLVSNAIKYSPTGGLIEVFTRVLPDGEAELVVADRGIGLRVEDEEQLFGRFERGDRREQTGISGIGVGLYVSREIIRRHGGRISLRPREGGGAVATVRLPLGLGSEHDGTRGECEAHS from the coding sequence ATGAGCACCCTGGGGCGCATAGCGTGGGGTCTGGGCCTCGGGCTGATCGGGTTGGTGCTCAACCTGGCGGCCCTCGAGGTCCTGCCCGGGGTCCACCTGCTGCTCGGACCCCTGCTGGTGCTCATCGCCGCGGTGCTGTTCGGCCCACTGGCGGGCGGGCTGGCGGGGGCTGTGGCCGGAATGAGGACCCTCTGGCTGTGGGGCCATCCCTGGGGCTGGCTCAACATCATCCTGGAGGGTGTCTTCGTTGGCGCGCTGCGTCGGCGCCTCACCCCGTTGGTGGCGGACGCCTGCTACTGGGCGCTGAGCCCGCTGTACTTCCTCCTCACCTACCGGCTGGTGGAGGGCATCCCGCTGGATGCCACGCTGGTGGCGGGATTGAAGCAGGCGGTGAACGGGCTGTTGGCGGTGCTCGTCCTCCAGGTGGTGCTGCTCATCCCCCACGTGCGCGCGCGCCTGCGTGTGCTGCTGCCCCTGCCCCTGGCGGACATGTCCATCGGCCGTGCGTTCGGCTCGGCGCTCACGCTGGGGGCCATCATCCCGCTGCTGGTGGTGGGCGGCGCCGAGGGCCGCGCGCGCTACGCCTCCGAGGTGCGGCAGGTGGACGAGGAGAACCTGCACGCGGCCGGGGTGGTGGTCAGTGAAATCGAGAGCAGCCTCGCGCACGCCAGCCATGGCGTCTCGAAGCTGGCCCGTACGCTCTCGACGAGCCTCTCGCAGGAAGGGCGGCTGCCGGGTCCCCATTTCCTCGAGGGCGAGTTGGACGCGCTCGTCACGTACTCGCCAGAGGTCGTCAACGCCTACATCGGCGGCCCGGAGGGGGTAGCGCTCGCCTTCTCCCCGCGCAATGACGAAGCGGGCCGTCCGCTGGCGGGCACCGACTTCTCGGATAGGCCCTACGTGCGCGAGGTGCGGAGCGCGCGCGAGCCCCTCGTGAGTGACGTCTTCCTCGGGCGCGGCGGCGTGCAGGGCCCCCTGGTGGTGACGCTGGCCCCCATCCGCCGCGAGGAGCACTACGCGGGCTACGTGCTGGCGGCGATGGATCTCCCGAGGCTGCGCCGACATGCCCGCGCGCAGGTGGGGGACACTCCGAAGCGGGTGCTCGTGGCCGACGCGCGAGGGGGCATCATCTTCGACTCGGCCGACGAGGGACCGGGGCAGCTGCAGAGCATCCGCGGCACGTCGCTGGAGCGGGCGCTGGAGCGCGTGGGCAGCGGCGGCACGGGGAGCTACGAGGTCGAGCAGGACGCGGTGACACTGGTGCGCGTGGGCACGATGCGCCACTTCGGCATGGTGGAGGTCCCCGCGCTGGGCTGGCGGGTGGTGGTGGAGCAACCGGACACGCGGCTGCAGCACGACGTGGAGCAGGCCTACTTCGGCCTGCTGGGCACGATGGGGTTGGCCACGGTGGCGGCGGTGTTGCTGGCGCTCGGCTTCTCGCGCGTCATCGTCGCCCCGGTGCAGGAGGTGTCGCACGCGGCGGCCCGGTTGACCGCGGGGGACCGCACGGCGCGCGCCTCCGAGGCGGCCAGGGACGCGCCTCGCGAGCTGAGCCAGCTGGCGGAGACGTTCGACCGGATGGCCTGGCAGATCTCCCGGCAGCTCGAGGCCATCGAGCGCACCAGCCGGGAGAAGGACGCGTTCCTGTCCATCGCCTCGCACGAGCTGAAGACGCCGCTCACGGCGCTCAAGGCGCAGGTGCAGCTATTGAGGCGCAAGGTGGGCGGCGAGCACGTGGCTCGGCTGGACAACGTGAGCCGGCAGGTGGACCGGGTGACGCGGCTGGTGAACCAGCTGCTGGATGCCTCGCAGCTCGGCCTGGAGCAGCTGCCCCTGCAGCGCACGCGGATGGACCTGAGCGAGGTGGTGCGGCGGGTGGCGGAGGGGCTGGTGGGAGCCTCGCCGCTGCACACGTTGGAGCTCTTCACGCGCCCGCTGGTGGGCGTCTTCGACGAGCTCCGCATGGAGCAGGTGGTGCACAACCTCGTGTCCAACGCCATCAAGTACAGCCCGACGGGGGGACTCATCGAGGTGTTCACGCGGGTGCTGCCGGACGGCGAGGCGGAGCTGGTGGTGGCGGACCGGGGAATCGGCCTGCGCGTGGAGGACGAGGAGCAGCTCTTCGGGCGTTTCGAGCGCGGGGACCGGCGCGAGCAGACGGGCATCTCGGGCATCGGCGTGGGGCTGTACGTGTCGCGGGAGATCATCCGCCGCCACGGAGGGCGCATCTCACTGCGCCCGCGCGAGGGCGGCGGAGCGGTGGCCACGGTGCGGCTGCCGCTGGGCCTGGGCTCGGAGCACGACGGGACGAGGGGGGAGTGTGAGGCCCACTCGTAG